TTATATACTATCAAAAACAACTTAACCGTTAGACCGGAAAAAGTTAACTTCTAATGCAACAGGATTTATCTAACGATAGACCGGAAGAAAGATAATAGGTTGCAATGGACAAAGCGCTACATGATGAAAGGTAAAAACACAGCAATTAATGCCTCATCCTCACCCGCAAGTGCTTTATTTATTGTGATTTTCTTCGTCAACAGCAGGCTGCATATATTGCTTCGGCGTTTTTCCGAACTCAGCCTGAAAACATTTGGAAAAATAAGAATGGTTGGAGAAGCCCACCATATACATTACTTCGGCAACGGTGAACTTCTTTTGCTGCAATAACATGGCAGCCTTTTTCATCCGGATTGACTTGATGTATTCTACGGGAGACATTCCGGTCAATTGCTTAATTTTCCGGTAAATCTGTTTGTTACTGATACCGGATAATTCACAAAGAGCATTCACATTCAGTTCCGACTCCGAAAGATGGTCTTCAATCAGGCGAATTATATTCGACAGGAACTTCTCGTCCTGCGATTCCGCTTCAATCGGTTTGAGTACAGGCAACGATTCCAGTCGCTTCTTCTCCTGTGTCGCGGGGATTTCCTCTTCCTCCACTGCTATGACGGGAATATTCAATCCGACGGAAGTCCCTTTTCCTTCTTCGGAGGTGACGCCGGTGATGTGTCCGCCGTGCAGTTCTGTGTAAGTTTTTACCAGATAAAGCCCGATACCCGTACCTTCCTTATTGCCGGAGTGGGGGGATTGGAAAAAACGTTGGAAGATGTAAGGAATGTCCCGCGGCGGGATTCCCGATCCTGTGTCCGATACACAGATATCCACTAAGCCGGTTTCTTCGCGATAGAAAAGAGACAACCGGATACTGCCGCCGTCCGGAGTGAATTTCACTGCATTTGAAAGCAGACTGTCTAGTATCACTCCCAGTTTGATAGCGTCCATATCGGCATAAATTTTCGCTTTGTTTGTCTCGAAAAGGAAAGTCAGCCGCTTGTCTTCTTCGTAGACGGAGAACAGACTGTGGCTGAATGACACAAGTTCGATACGTGACAGTATTAGTAGTGAATCTTCGTTATCTTCTATACGGTTGAAGTTGAGCACCTGATGAATCAGCGAATTAATCTTCATCGCATTGCGTTGCACTTCTTCCAATGTCTGTTTCTCGTGCGCTTCCTCCGTCGCAGGGAGCAGCTGACTCACGGGTGCAATAATCCGGCTAAGCGGTGTCTTTAGCTCATTGGACAGGTTGCTGAAGAAAGCCATTTTCTGGCGTGACTGTTCCAGAATCTTCTCTTTCTCCATACGTTCCATTTTCAACCGGTTCTTGACGCGGAAGAAATTGATTGTCCAGATGATGAGGCTGAGGAACAAAAGAACATAAATCACCTTTGCCCAAACCGTATAATACCACGGAGGCAGGATCTTGATATTCAAAATATAAGGATGTTCGGACGGGTGGCCACTCTTTTCCACCTTACTGATAATTAATTGATAATCTCCGTAGTTGAGATTGCTGTATGTAATGCGGTTTGTATTCGATTTCAGGAAATTCCATTCTTTGTCCATTCCCTCCAGCTGATAGACAAATTCATGCTTTTCCTCTAGCGAATAGGGGAGGTCGGAAAGCTCGAAAGCCAGATTATTCTGGTTATATGCCAGTTCGATAGAGTTCGTATAACGGATATTAGGTATGCTTTCTCCGGTGTGCGGAGACATCAACTGGTTGTTGATATATAAAGCAGTCAGCAGGATCGGGCGTTCCGGTTGATTCATAGCCTGTATGTCCGGCCGGGAAATACCGAATCCGTCCGCACCTCCCAAATAGATGTTTTCGTCTTTCGGGTCAAAGAAAAGACTTGTGAAACGCTTGTCTGTCATGTTCTGTTGGCGTGCATCCATTGTTTTCCGGTCGACAATCCAAAGCCCGTTGGTTGTAGAAATCCAGATATGCTCTTTTACGGAAGTCATAGACAGAATTTCATTGTTACTGAAGCTGCCGAAGGTAATACTTTGCTGACCGGAATCTTGGGGATTGATGCGCATGACCCCACCGTGAAATCCTACCCAGAGCATACCGTCCTCATCTCGTAGGAGATAATTCGGGCTCTTTTCACCGCTCAACTCTTCGGCAAACAATTTGGTTACTTGCTGCGTGCGCGGATTGATTTTGTCTATTCCTTTGCTGTTGTAGAGCAATACCCATACATTACCTTCCGCATCGGGAACAATTTGGTTGATGAACATTCCTGACAGGCCGTTGCGAGTGGAATAGTTCTGCTCGGCTATGTAGGTTCCGCCGGAAGATTGTACCAGTTTTTGTTTGTCTACTACAAAAATACCTCCGAGGCAGGTTGCTATCCAGAGTTTTCCGTCGGTGTCTTCAAACAGGTAATAAGCCCAGTTGGTGTTGTTTGTTCCTGTGCTGTCTACGATGTTGTAGTGTACAAATTGGTGAGTCTTGTAGTCGTAACGGTTAATACTGCCGTCCGTGGCTATCCAGAGTTGTTGTTCTCTGTCTTCGTAGATGTGTCGGATACGGTTGTGGGACAACGGATGGTGCTTATCTCCCATTCTGTACCAGACAGCGTCGTGCTTGTTACCGGTGGGGTTGGTAAAACGGATGACTCCGTTAGTTCCTCCGAACCAGTAGAACCCTTTGGAATCCCGGAACAGGGAATAAAACTGGTTTCCGTCTCCTGTACCCGTGATTTGCGAGATAGGAATGAA
The nucleotide sequence above comes from Bacteroides caccae. Encoded proteins:
- a CDS encoding two-component regulator propeller domain-containing protein; translated protein: MCQRMITILFLVCAFCIGGSAYGQKVNYQQFENIYLGAEASVISCFLQDSEGLIWIGSNKGLFSYDGYSTQQHFTYGERNNTRIYCGIIADNTYLYLGTDNGILVYNYRTDKYEQPETDFPTDVRTMALQGDTLWIGSLNGLYTYQLNTKKLASLDSKSNGLPHHTIYSIIRTTDNQIYVGTYNGLCRYIEESGKFENIPLPVNRSVSNLFVNSLLEDTSRQCIWIGMEGSLFQYTPATGLMKPIDAFHNNSIKSLALDGDGNLLAGTDNGLYVYQNDNGTLQHIVHDSRNIQSLTNNIIWNIFADQEQNIWLGTDYGISLSRYNSALQFIPISQITGTGDGNQFYSLFRDSKGFYWFGGTNGVIRFTNPTGNKHDAVWYRMGDKHHPLSHNRIRHIYEDREQQLWIATDGSINRYDYKTHQFVHYNIVDSTGTNNTNWAYYLFEDTDGKLWIATCLGGIFVVDKQKLVQSSGGTYIAEQNYSTRNGLSGMFINQIVPDAEGNVWVLLYNSKGIDKINPRTQQVTKLFAEELSGEKSPNYLLRDEDGMLWVGFHGGVMRINPQDSGQQSITFGSFSNNEILSMTSVKEHIWISTTNGLWIVDRKTMDARQQNMTDKRFTSLFFDPKDENIYLGGADGFGISRPDIQAMNQPERPILLTALYINNQLMSPHTGESIPNIRYTNSIELAYNQNNLAFELSDLPYSLEEKHEFVYQLEGMDKEWNFLKSNTNRITYSNLNYGDYQLIISKVEKSGHPSEHPYILNIKILPPWYYTVWAKVIYVLLFLSLIIWTINFFRVKNRLKMERMEKEKILEQSRQKMAFFSNLSNELKTPLSRIIAPVSQLLPATEEAHEKQTLEEVQRNAMKINSLIHQVLNFNRIEDNEDSLLILSRIELVSFSHSLFSVYEEDKRLTFLFETNKAKIYADMDAIKLGVILDSLLSNAVKFTPDGGSIRLSLFYREETGLVDICVSDTGSGIPPRDIPYIFQRFFQSPHSGNKEGTGIGLYLVKTYTELHGGHITGVTSEEGKGTSVGLNIPVIAVEEEEIPATQEKKRLESLPVLKPIEAESQDEKFLSNIIRLIEDHLSESELNVNALCELSGISNKQIYRKIKQLTGMSPVEYIKSIRMKKAAMLLQQKKFTVAEVMYMVGFSNHSYFSKCFQAEFGKTPKQYMQPAVDEENHNK